From the genome of Lotus japonicus ecotype B-129 chromosome 6, LjGifu_v1.2, one region includes:
- the LOC130723434 gene encoding sucrose-phosphatase 1-like isoform X3: protein MDRLSGSANLMIVSDLDLTMVDHDDPENLALLRFNALWEAYYRQNSLLLFSTGRSPTIYGELRNQKPLLTPDVTIMSVGTEITYGESMVPDDEWTQYLDHKWNRDIVVEETAKFRELVSQSDTEQRPHKVSFYLEKGKASKVMQALSNCLEKRGLDVKIIYSNGIALDILPQAAGKGRALAFLLEKLKADGLQPHNTLVCGDSGNDAELFSVPEVYGVLVSNAQEELVQWYAENARGNLQILHATERCAAGIIQAIGNFSLGPHLSPRDVRDSVFHTKVLSPSHEVVMFYLFYERWMRGEIENSEQYMQYLKSVLHSTGNYVHPSGIDRPMHQIIDTLKMQFGENQGLGFRVWVDRTSFAEISLGSWLVKFDKWELSDILIDIPPQIDAVCQEASIC, encoded by the exons ATGGATCGACTCAGCGGTTCTGCCAATCTAATGATAGTGTCTGATCTTGATTTGACAATG GTTGACCATGATGATCCAGAAAACCTTGCTCTTCTTAGGTTTAATGCGCTATGGGAAGCTTATTATCGTCAAAACTCTCTGCTACTTTTCTCCACTGGGAGATCACCTACTATATATGGAGAGTTGAGAAACCAAAAACCTCTGTTAACTCCAGATGTAACAATAATGTCTGTGGGGACTGAGATTACATATGGCGAATCCATGGTACCAGATGATGAGTGGACACAGTATCTGGATCATAAGTGGAACAGGGACATAGTTGTGGAGGAAACAGCCAAGTTTCGTGAACTAGTTAGTCAA TCAGATACAGAGCAACGGCCTCACAAGGTTAGCTTTTATTTGGAGAAAGGAAAGGCATCAAAAGTCATGCAAGCTCTCTCAAATTGTTTGGAAAAACGCGGG TTAGATGTGAAAATCATTTATAGCAATGGTATTGCTTTGGATATATTACCCCAAGCTGCTGGCAAAGGACGAGCTCTTGCTTTTCTGCTTGAAAAGTTAAAAGCTGATGGACTACAACCACACAACACCCTTGTTTGTGGTGATTCTGGAAATGATGCTGAACTGTTCAGTGTACCTGAAGTTTATGGGGTGCTG GTAAGTAATGCACAGGAAGAATTGGTTCAATGGTATGCGGAAAATGCAAGGGGCAATCTACAAATACTTCATGCAACTGAGAGGTGTGCGGCTGGTATTATACAAGCCATTGGTAACTTCTCTCTAGGTCCACATTTGTCTCCAAGAGATGTTAGAGACTCAGTGTTCCACACGAAAGTTCTTAGTCCTAGCCATGAAGTAGTGATGTTCTACCTATTTTATGAGAGATGGATGCGTGGAGAAATTGAAAATTCTGAGCAGTATATGCAATATTTAAAATCTGTCTTA CATTCTACAGGAAATTATGTCCATCCCTCTGGAATTGACCGACCTATGCACCAAATTATAGATACCTTAAAGATGCAGTTTGGTGAGAATCAGGGCCTAGGCTTTCGGGTTTGGGTTGATCGTACGTCTTTTGCAGAAATTAGTTTGGGCTCATGGCTGGTCAAATTTGACAAGTGGGAGTTATCTG ATATCCTCATTGACATCCCCCCTCAAATTGATGCGGTTTGTCAAGAAGCATCAATTTGCTAA
- the LOC130723262 gene encoding cell division cycle 20.2, cofactor of APC complex-like isoform X1: MWSLDRDWYSPRSLFSPPTHYHFPGDRFIPNRSLMDLDQAHTLLTSRFNITPHNPSFSESYRQKLDETLNLGSDGKPFRMLVFRGSSKSTTKSIRHIDQVRQADAAALQNSINQPRPRAMPKKEAKVLDAPNIRNDYYSNFMDWGKNNILAVALGSEIYLWNSVNNNVHRLFEATHNDCPTSVAWSRDAKLFAAGFMHSKLQLWDAETSKPIRVLEGHRQRIGTIAWSGDTLTSGSHDKSIINHDVRARRNVISWVKAHGAEVCGLKWSKRGNMLASGGNDNHIYIWESSKMNSSSFLHCFKDHSAAVKALAWCPYDSNVLASGGGTNDRCIKIWNIQKGTCIRSIDTTAQVCGLEWNRHHKEILSGHGFSTSTSHNELCLWRYPSMNKVRGLDPHASRVLHLSQSPDGLTVVSAGADETLRFWDIFGPPATDTSKISHLDNLLSLKISALR; this comes from the exons ATGTGGAGTCTCGATCGTGATTGGTACTCTCCCAGAAGCCTCTTCAGTCCTCCAACCCATTACCATTTTCCG GGTGATCGTTTCATACCCAACAGGAGCTTGATGGATCTTGATCAAGCTCACACTTTGCTCACAAGCAGGTTCAACATAACTCCTCACAACCCATCATTCAGT GAATCTTACAGACAGAAACTGGATGAGACACTCAATTTGGGTTCTGATGGGAAGCCATTTAGGATGTTAGTCTTCAGAGGAAGTTCTAAATCAACTACAAAATCTATTCGTCACATCGATCAGGTGCGACAAGCAGACGCAGCCGCACTTCAAAACAGTATCAATCAGCCCCGCCCTCGTGCAATGCCTAAG AAAGAGGCCAAGGTCTTGGATGCACCAAATATTAGAAATGACTACTATTCAAACTTCATGGATTGGGGGAAAAACAATATTCTTGCTGTTGCTTTGGGATCAGAAATTTACCTTTGGAACTCTGTGAACAACAATGTACATAGGTTGTTTGAAGCCACTCACAATGATTGTCCCACAAGTGTTGCCTGGTCACGGGATGCCAAACTTTTCGCAGCAGGATTTATGCACTCTAAGCTTCAACTCTGGGATGCTGAGACTTCTAAGCCA ATAAGAGTCCTAGAAGGTCATCGTCAAAGGATTGGAACCATTGCATGGAGTGGCGATACTTTAACTTCTGGAAGCCATGACAAATCTATAATCAACCATGATG TTAGAGCAAGAAGAAATGTTATTTCATGGGTAAAAGCACACGGAGCAGAAGTTTGTGGCTTAAAATGGTCCAAAAGGGGAAATATGCTGGCAAGTGGCGGCAATGACAATCATATCTACATATGGGAATCATCTAAAATGAATTCATCGAGTTTCTTGCATTGTTTTAAGGACCATTCTGCTGCAGTCAAAGCCCTTGCTTGGTGCCCTTATGATTCAAATGTGCTTGCTTCTGGAGGTGGTACAAATGATAGGTGTATTAAGATATGGAATATTCAAAAAGGAACTTGCATTCGCAGCATAGATACTACAGCTCAG GTTTGTGGATTAGAATGGAATAGGCATCACAAGGAGATATTAAGTGGCCATGGATTTAGCACAAGTACATCCCACAACGAACTTTGCTTGTGGCGGTATCCATCCATGAATAAAGTGAGAGGCTTGGACCCTCATGCTTCAAGAGTCCTCCATCTATCTCAG AGCCCAGATGGGTTAACAGTGGTGTCAGCTGGGGCAGATGAAACTCTTCGCTTTTGGGATATTTTTGGGCCACCTGCTACTGATACATCAAAGATCTCACATCTGGATAACCTTTTGTCCCTGAAGATATCCGCATTAAGATAA
- the LOC130723262 gene encoding cell division cycle 20.2, cofactor of APC complex-like isoform X2 codes for MWSLDRDWYSPRSLFSPPTHYHFPGDRFIPNRSLMDLDQAHTLLTSRFNITPHNPSFSESYRQKLDETLNLGSDGKPFRMLVFRGSSKSTTKSIRHIDQVRQADAAALQNSINQPRPRAMPKKEAKVLDAPNIRNDYYSNFMDWGKNNILAVALGSEIYLWNSVNNNVHRLFEATHNDCPTSVAWSRDAKLFAAGFMHSKLQLWDAETSKPIRVLEGHRQRIGTIAWSGDTLTSGSHDKSIINHDVRARRNVISWVKAHGAEVCGLKWSKRGNMLASGGNDNHIYIWESSKMNSSSFLHCFKDHSAAVKALAWCPYDSNVLASGGGTNDRCIKIWNIQKGTCIRSIDTTAQSPDGLTVVSAGADETLRFWDIFGPPATDTSKISHLDNLLSLKISALR; via the exons ATGTGGAGTCTCGATCGTGATTGGTACTCTCCCAGAAGCCTCTTCAGTCCTCCAACCCATTACCATTTTCCG GGTGATCGTTTCATACCCAACAGGAGCTTGATGGATCTTGATCAAGCTCACACTTTGCTCACAAGCAGGTTCAACATAACTCCTCACAACCCATCATTCAGT GAATCTTACAGACAGAAACTGGATGAGACACTCAATTTGGGTTCTGATGGGAAGCCATTTAGGATGTTAGTCTTCAGAGGAAGTTCTAAATCAACTACAAAATCTATTCGTCACATCGATCAGGTGCGACAAGCAGACGCAGCCGCACTTCAAAACAGTATCAATCAGCCCCGCCCTCGTGCAATGCCTAAG AAAGAGGCCAAGGTCTTGGATGCACCAAATATTAGAAATGACTACTATTCAAACTTCATGGATTGGGGGAAAAACAATATTCTTGCTGTTGCTTTGGGATCAGAAATTTACCTTTGGAACTCTGTGAACAACAATGTACATAGGTTGTTTGAAGCCACTCACAATGATTGTCCCACAAGTGTTGCCTGGTCACGGGATGCCAAACTTTTCGCAGCAGGATTTATGCACTCTAAGCTTCAACTCTGGGATGCTGAGACTTCTAAGCCA ATAAGAGTCCTAGAAGGTCATCGTCAAAGGATTGGAACCATTGCATGGAGTGGCGATACTTTAACTTCTGGAAGCCATGACAAATCTATAATCAACCATGATG TTAGAGCAAGAAGAAATGTTATTTCATGGGTAAAAGCACACGGAGCAGAAGTTTGTGGCTTAAAATGGTCCAAAAGGGGAAATATGCTGGCAAGTGGCGGCAATGACAATCATATCTACATATGGGAATCATCTAAAATGAATTCATCGAGTTTCTTGCATTGTTTTAAGGACCATTCTGCTGCAGTCAAAGCCCTTGCTTGGTGCCCTTATGATTCAAATGTGCTTGCTTCTGGAGGTGGTACAAATGATAGGTGTATTAAGATATGGAATATTCAAAAAGGAACTTGCATTCGCAGCATAGATACTACAGCTCAG AGCCCAGATGGGTTAACAGTGGTGTCAGCTGGGGCAGATGAAACTCTTCGCTTTTGGGATATTTTTGGGCCACCTGCTACTGATACATCAAAGATCTCACATCTGGATAACCTTTTGTCCCTGAAGATATCCGCATTAAGATAA